Proteins encoded together in one Nostoc sp. PCC 7524 window:
- a CDS encoding phytase, giving the protein MTTNTNPTIRFSQFNASLNRNTEGQLVSDLSTPNNAQAKAVAEIIQRTNPDVLLINEFDYVASDPLEPVQLFQQNYLAVSQNGATPVNYPYVYIAPSNTGIASGFDLDNNGSVGGGNDAFGFGNFPGQFGMLLLSKYPIDTANVRTFQNFLWKDMPDSLLPTIQTPGSDVPWYSPEEQAILRLSSKSHWDVPIKVNGQTIHVLVSHPTPPVFDGAEDRNGKRNHDEIRFWADYITPGQGDYIYDDAGNTGGLVAGSSFVIMGDQNADPYDGDSYDKAILQLLQNPGINTNAIPTSPGAPQQAVLQGGANTNHKGNPAFDTADFADTTPGNLRADYVLPSTDLQIINSAVFWPENTAPEFAPVGNFPFPSSDHRLVWVDVEVGATPAGKTLPNAEFEEQATFPTGFIPEGAGGIVDGVAAQMGGLSGVTYDAANKVYYAISDDRSQFAPARFYTFTDNGEIEFTNVITLKDSNGNTFPIFSLDPEGIALTKNGTVFISSEGEANINAGRVSNPWIKEFDLATGQELRSLPLPVKFSPVVQDTNGDGIVNAGDTQISGVRNNLAFESLTISPDQKTLYTATENALLQDGARASLTSGSPSRILQYNLVSGQPEKEYLYVTDAIADVPNPSTGFADNGLVDLLAIDNRGTLLAVERSFAVGVGNTIKIYEVSLQGATDISTIDSLASLSAAELAALRPASKRLVLNLNDLDLPTGTDNIEGITFGPKLADGRQSIVLVSDNNFSTAQFTQILTLSADLVPTATPTVETRPDLFDDDDASIPEVDRDADADDPAIYVNATDPSASLVLTVAKNAGLRVYDLSGNLLQTVNPGDIRYNNIDLQYGFKLGDEGIDIAVASDRNNDKLVIFKINPNPTTPGQYLEDITDSSIGTLFQAAPFEPPYSSDERSAYGVALYRSPITNDYYVFVNRRETGDIAQFKLIDQGNGKIGAERVRQFTIPTDEGIDPQTEGMVADQETGFLYIGQENVGIWKYQAEPDGSNTGKLIDKVKALGGSYLTDDVEGLTIYYGKNGTGYLLASSQGDNTFVAYTREGNNEYLGSFAVGSNGAIDSVQESDGADVVNVPLGPNFPFGLFVTQDGSNDPARLVEDDGELENVNTNFKLVPWENIAHAFPQPLAIDTSSYNPRTPMAQPKLTVYEFNDLPKLGTTITGQDIFLGGFSGLYFQGIAANGNLQFVAHTDRGPNGEPIGANRPFVLPDFQPEVVSFELNRPTGEITITKRMGLFGPDGVTPLTGLANLQAGASGTAYTDENPVDLNNQPLPNDPLGADLEGIVVAPNGDLWMVDEYRPAIYHFDSNGKLLDRFIPVGDATDSSQNGGTFFGTPVFPAVYAQRRNNRGFEAVALEGNKLYAFIQSAIDNPDFGNDATSRNSRNLRILEFDIISKQVTGEYLYLLDNISGSGNARTDKIGDAVSLGNGKFAVVERDDLEDNTSNKLIFQIDLAGATNIYNPANLGTLPPGKTIEQLTVAELAAANIVPVTKTLIANAAELGYTGVSKLEGLALVDSKTLALVNDNDFSIVGTQINPDGTIGITVASPSLPSKLGLLELPYTLDGSKLTLKGFAVLPADSYAEGPPSGNSITGNTNGRTIPFTNQPIQGFSAVQVADDNSYWFLSDNGFGSKANSPDYLLRIYRLDPSFRGTENGDRSVNVLDFIQLSDPDNKIPFQIVNENTSDRLLTGADFDIESFVIAEDGTIWIGEEFGPYLLHVDATGKLLAAPIPTPNITNLNTLNGQAPLVIGHRGASGELPEHTLAAYQLAIERGADFIEPDIVVTKDGVLIARHEPNLINTTDVANRPEFADRRTTKIVDGFAEEGFFAEDFTLAEIKTLRAVMPQSFRPQEFNGLYEVPTLEEIIQLVKQVEADTGKKIGIYPETKHPTYFLDQGYDITQTLIDTLVANDFTDPSRIFIQSFETANLKALNNVIMPAAGVDLPLVQLLDAFDVNLDGSLQEVRPYDFVVSGDSRTYADLRTAAGLAEIATYADGIGPWKRMIRSVQGVDANSDGVADDVNGDGLVNDADKTLTAPTTLVQEAHAAGLFVHAYTFRNERRYLAQSYNNAEAEYRDFIQLGIDGYFTDFPGTGDRVRDLFTDEFVRSPDHPDFLTEPSNPNLSRSRGFEGMAVSLDQKTLYPMLEGTVVGDPANSVRIYKFDLATKQYQGLVGYYFLENPSHAIGDITVINENEFLVIERDNGQGANARFKKLFKVDFSNKDANGFVSKEEIGDLLNIADPKDLNGDGSTKFTFPFQTIESVVVLDAKTVLLANDNNYPFSIGRPPGIDNNEFIVLELDQPLNLPTPVISLAATKATATETESTPGVFRISRVGNTSQSLTINYTVAGTATNDSDYNNLTGTATIAAGKTYVDITVTPVDDALVEGNETVILNIIDGSNYDLAANASATVTIIDNDFNNFNGSGSRDPITGTAGNDRIVGGTGGKTIATGAGNDELIYTSIREVGHTITDFEVGSDKIVLTQLLSSLGYDGSNAIADGYVRLVQGRTTNSTILQIDSDGPLGPGIFRPFLALDNVTPAAMNNPQNFVF; this is encoded by the coding sequence ATGACGACTAACACTAACCCAACAATCCGCTTTTCTCAATTCAATGCTTCCCTCAACCGCAATACAGAAGGCCAGTTAGTAAGTGATTTATCTACTCCTAACAATGCTCAGGCCAAAGCTGTAGCGGAAATTATTCAGCGTACTAACCCAGATGTGTTGCTGATTAATGAGTTCGACTATGTTGCTAGTGATCCTCTAGAACCAGTTCAACTATTTCAGCAAAATTACTTAGCTGTTAGTCAAAATGGCGCGACTCCCGTTAATTATCCCTACGTCTATATAGCTCCTTCTAACACGGGGATTGCTTCTGGATTTGACTTGGATAACAACGGCTCAGTTGGTGGTGGTAATGATGCCTTTGGCTTTGGCAATTTCCCCGGTCAGTTTGGGATGTTGCTACTGTCTAAATATCCCATTGATACTGCTAATGTGCGTACCTTCCAAAATTTCTTGTGGAAGGATATGCCAGACTCTCTATTACCGACTATTCAAACCCCTGGCTCAGATGTTCCTTGGTATTCCCCAGAAGAACAAGCTATCTTACGCCTATCTTCCAAGAGTCACTGGGATGTACCAATTAAGGTCAATGGGCAAACAATTCATGTGTTGGTGAGCCATCCTACACCCCCAGTATTTGATGGTGCAGAAGACCGCAACGGTAAGCGCAACCATGATGAAATTCGCTTTTGGGCAGACTATATCACCCCAGGTCAAGGTGATTATATCTATGATGATGCAGGCAATACAGGCGGTCTAGTTGCTGGTTCTAGCTTTGTGATCATGGGTGATCAAAATGCTGATCCATATGATGGGGATAGCTATGACAAGGCCATTCTCCAACTGTTACAGAACCCTGGCATCAATACTAATGCCATTCCCACAAGTCCCGGCGCACCCCAGCAGGCAGTTTTGCAAGGTGGTGCAAACACCAACCACAAAGGTAATCCGGCTTTTGATACAGCAGATTTTGCTGATACAACTCCAGGTAACTTGCGGGCAGATTATGTTCTACCCTCTACCGATTTGCAAATTATTAACTCAGCCGTATTTTGGCCGGAAAATACTGCCCCAGAATTTGCTCCAGTAGGTAATTTTCCCTTCCCTAGTTCCGACCATCGTTTGGTGTGGGTAGACGTAGAAGTAGGAGCGACACCAGCAGGTAAAACCCTCCCCAATGCCGAATTTGAGGAACAGGCAACCTTCCCCACTGGCTTTATTCCTGAAGGTGCAGGCGGAATAGTCGATGGCGTAGCAGCACAAATGGGTGGCTTATCTGGTGTCACCTATGATGCGGCTAATAAAGTTTACTATGCCATCTCAGACGATCGCTCTCAATTCGCCCCAGCCCGTTTTTATACCTTCACAGACAATGGGGAGATAGAATTTACCAATGTCATCACCCTCAAAGACTCCAACGGTAATACTTTTCCCATATTCAGTCTTGACCCGGAAGGTATCGCTTTAACCAAAAATGGTACGGTGTTTATCTCTTCAGAAGGGGAAGCCAATATTAACGCTGGTCGTGTCAGCAATCCTTGGATTAAAGAATTTGACTTAGCTACTGGGCAGGAATTGCGCTCATTACCCCTGCCTGTGAAGTTCTCACCAGTTGTACAAGACACTAATGGTGATGGCATTGTCAATGCAGGTGATACGCAGATATCCGGTGTGCGGAATAACTTAGCGTTTGAAAGCCTCACCATTAGCCCTGACCAGAAAACCCTCTACACAGCCACCGAAAACGCCCTATTGCAAGATGGTGCAAGAGCTTCTTTAACTAGCGGTAGCCCTTCTCGCATCCTGCAATATAACTTAGTTAGTGGTCAGCCAGAAAAAGAATATCTCTATGTTACTGATGCGATCGCTGATGTCCCCAACCCGTCTACAGGATTTGCAGATAACGGTTTGGTGGATTTACTGGCGATTGATAACCGAGGTACTCTCCTGGCTGTGGAACGTTCCTTTGCTGTGGGCGTAGGTAATACCATCAAAATCTATGAGGTGTCCTTGCAAGGTGCAACGGATATTAGCACCATTGACTCTTTAGCAAGCCTGAGTGCAGCAGAATTAGCTGCCTTAAGACCTGCCAGCAAGCGCCTAGTGTTGAACTTAAACGACCTCGACTTACCCACCGGTACAGATAACATCGAAGGAATTACTTTCGGCCCCAAATTGGCTGATGGTCGGCAATCAATTGTTTTGGTCAGTGATAACAACTTCAGCACTGCTCAATTTACGCAAATTCTGACTTTGAGTGCAGATTTAGTTCCCACTGCTACCCCCACCGTCGAAACCCGCCCCGATTTATTTGACGATGACGATGCCAGCATCCCGGAAGTTGACCGAGATGCGGATGCTGACGACCCCGCTATTTATGTTAATGCTACTGACCCCTCAGCCAGCCTTGTATTGACAGTAGCTAAAAACGCTGGCTTGCGGGTTTATGACTTGTCTGGAAATCTTCTCCAAACCGTTAACCCTGGTGATATTCGTTACAACAACATTGACCTGCAATATGGGTTTAAATTGGGTGATGAAGGTATAGATATCGCTGTGGCGAGCGATCGCAACAACGATAAACTTGTAATCTTTAAAATTAACCCCAACCCCACCACCCCCGGTCAATACCTGGAAGACATTACCGACAGCAGTATCGGGACTCTCTTCCAAGCCGCACCCTTTGAGCCGCCTTACTCATCAGATGAACGCAGTGCTTACGGTGTGGCTTTATATCGTAGCCCCATAACCAATGATTACTATGTATTTGTTAATCGCCGTGAAACTGGTGATATCGCCCAGTTCAAGTTGATTGATCAAGGCAACGGCAAGATTGGGGCGGAACGGGTGCGGCAGTTTACTATCCCCACAGATGAGGGAATTGACCCCCAAACCGAGGGCATGGTAGCAGACCAAGAAACAGGCTTTCTCTACATCGGACAGGAAAATGTTGGTATCTGGAAATACCAAGCAGAACCCGATGGCAGTAACACTGGCAAGTTGATAGATAAAGTCAAAGCCTTGGGTGGTTCTTACCTCACCGACGATGTTGAAGGTTTAACTATTTACTACGGCAAAAACGGTACAGGCTATCTCTTGGCATCCAGCCAAGGGGACAACACCTTTGTGGCTTATACCCGTGAAGGTAACAACGAATATTTAGGTAGCTTTGCCGTGGGTAGTAATGGGGCGATTGATAGCGTGCAAGAGTCTGACGGCGCAGATGTCGTCAACGTGCCACTGGGGCCGAATTTCCCCTTTGGTTTATTTGTCACTCAAGATGGCTCGAACGATCCCGCCCGACTTGTTGAAGATGACGGCGAACTCGAAAATGTCAACACCAACTTCAAGCTAGTGCCTTGGGAAAACATCGCCCATGCTTTTCCCCAACCCCTAGCAATTGATACCTCCAGTTACAATCCGCGTACTCCTATGGCACAACCAAAGCTGACTGTCTACGAATTTAATGATCTACCAAAGTTAGGTACAACCATCACTGGTCAAGATATTTTCTTGGGTGGTTTCTCTGGGCTGTACTTCCAAGGGATTGCTGCTAACGGTAATTTGCAGTTTGTCGCTCACACCGATAGAGGCCCTAATGGAGAACCCATTGGTGCTAACAGACCATTTGTTTTACCAGACTTCCAACCAGAAGTGGTGAGCTTTGAACTTAACCGCCCCACCGGGGAAATTACCATCACTAAGAGAATGGGCTTATTCGGTCCCGATGGTGTCACCCCGTTGACAGGACTAGCCAACCTGCAAGCAGGTGCTAGCGGTACAGCCTACACCGATGAAAATCCTGTAGATTTGAATAACCAGCCGCTACCGAATGACCCCTTGGGCGCAGATTTAGAGGGGATTGTGGTTGCACCTAATGGTGACTTGTGGATGGTGGATGAGTATCGTCCAGCGATTTATCACTTTGATAGTAATGGTAAATTGCTTGATCGCTTTATTCCTGTCGGTGATGCTACTGACTCTTCCCAAAACGGTGGTACATTTTTTGGCACACCTGTGTTTCCGGCAGTCTACGCCCAAAGACGTAATAACCGAGGCTTTGAAGCTGTAGCACTGGAAGGTAATAAACTGTATGCCTTTATTCAAAGTGCGATTGATAACCCGGATTTTGGCAATGATGCCACTTCCAGAAATTCCCGCAATTTGAGGATTTTGGAATTTGACATCATTTCTAAACAGGTGACTGGTGAATATCTTTATCTGCTTGATAATATTTCCGGCAGTGGTAATGCCAGAACAGACAAAATTGGCGATGCTGTCTCTCTGGGTAATGGTAAATTCGCTGTGGTTGAGCGAGATGATTTAGAAGACAACACATCTAACAAACTCATCTTCCAGATTGATTTGGCAGGGGCAACCAACATTTATAATCCTGCTAACTTGGGGACACTGCCCCCTGGTAAAACCATAGAACAATTAACAGTTGCCGAGTTAGCAGCAGCGAATATTGTTCCTGTCACCAAAACCCTGATTGCTAATGCAGCTGAACTTGGTTACACCGGAGTCAGCAAGCTAGAAGGTTTGGCTTTGGTAGACTCCAAAACTCTAGCTTTAGTCAACGACAATGATTTTAGTATCGTCGGCACTCAGATCAATCCTGACGGCACCATCGGGATTACAGTTGCATCCCCTAGTTTGCCGTCAAAACTCGGCTTACTAGAATTACCCTATACGTTGGATGGGTCAAAATTAACCCTCAAAGGTTTTGCTGTCCTCCCGGCTGATAGCTACGCTGAAGGGCCACCATCCGGTAATTCCATCACGGGTAATACCAACGGACGGACTATACCATTTACTAACCAGCCCATCCAAGGCTTTAGTGCGGTACAAGTTGCCGATGATAATTCTTACTGGTTCTTGTCTGACAACGGTTTTGGTAGTAAGGCTAATAGTCCTGATTACCTGTTGCGGATTTATCGCCTTGACCCCAGTTTCCGAGGTACAGAAAATGGCGATCGCAGTGTCAATGTCTTGGATTTTATCCAACTATCTGACCCAGATAACAAAATTCCCTTCCAGATTGTCAATGAAAATACCAGCGATCGCCTCCTCACTGGTGCAGATTTCGATATTGAATCTTTCGTCATTGCCGAAGATGGCACAATCTGGATAGGCGAAGAATTTGGCCCCTATCTGTTACACGTCGATGCTACCGGCAAGTTATTAGCTGCGCCTATCCCCACACCTAATATCACTAATCTCAACACTCTCAATGGTCAAGCACCACTGGTAATTGGACACCGAGGCGCAAGCGGCGAACTCCCAGAACATACCTTAGCTGCATATCAGTTGGCCATTGAACGCGGTGCTGACTTCATCGAACCCGACATTGTGGTAACGAAAGACGGAGTGTTAATTGCCCGCCACGAACCCAACTTGATTAACACTACTGACGTTGCCAACCGTCCAGAGTTTGCCGATCGCCGGACAACAAAAATCGTCGATGGGTTTGCGGAAGAAGGCTTCTTTGCCGAAGATTTTACCTTGGCAGAAATCAAAACCTTACGGGCAGTTATGCCGCAAAGCTTCCGCCCTCAAGAGTTTAATGGTCTGTATGAAGTTCCGACTTTAGAGGAGATCATTCAGCTAGTGAAGCAGGTAGAAGCTGATACAGGGAAGAAAATCGGCATCTATCCCGAAACCAAGCACCCAACCTACTTTTTAGACCAAGGCTACGATATTACTCAGACATTAATTGATACTCTAGTAGCCAACGATTTCACTGACCCATCACGGATATTTATTCAGTCCTTCGAGACAGCCAATCTCAAAGCACTCAATAATGTCATTATGCCTGCGGCTGGGGTTGACTTGCCCTTAGTGCAGCTACTAGACGCATTTGATGTCAATTTGGATGGTTCATTACAAGAGGTTCGCCCCTACGATTTTGTAGTCAGTGGGGACTCACGTACCTATGCAGACTTACGCACAGCCGCAGGTTTAGCGGAAATTGCCACCTACGCTGACGGTATTGGCCCCTGGAAACGGATGATTAGATCCGTGCAAGGTGTTGATGCTAACAGTGACGGAGTAGCAGATGATGTTAACGGCGACGGTTTAGTTAACGATGCTGATAAAACCCTGACTGCACCCACAACTTTAGTCCAAGAGGCCCATGCAGCAGGCTTGTTTGTCCATGCCTACACCTTCCGTAACGAACGACGTTATCTAGCCCAAAGCTACAACAACGCCGAAGCTGAATACAGAGACTTCATTCAGCTAGGCATTGACGGCTACTTCACAGACTTCCCAGGTACAGGCGATCGCGTCCGTGATTTGTTCACCGATGAGTTTGTGCGATCGCCTGATCACCCTGATTTCCTCACAGAACCATCTAATCCTAACCTGTCTCGTTCCCGTGGGTTTGAGGGTATGGCTGTCAGCCTAGACCAAAAAACCCTGTATCCCATGTTGGAAGGGACTGTAGTTGGTGATCCTGCCAACTCTGTGCGGATCTATAAATTTGATCTTGCTACTAAGCAATATCAGGGTTTAGTTGGTTACTACTTCCTAGAAAACCCCAGTCACGCCATTGGTGATATCACCGTTATCAACGAAAATGAATTTTTGGTGATTGAACGGGACAATGGTCAAGGTGCTAATGCCCGATTCAAGAAGTTATTCAAGGTTGACTTCTCAAACAAAGATGCTAATGGATTTGTTAGCAAAGAAGAAATCGGTGATCTGCTGAATATCGCTGATCCTAAAGACTTAAATGGCGATGGTAGCACTAAATTCACCTTCCCCTTCCAAACTATCGAGTCTGTAGTGGTGCTGGATGCCAAAACAGTGCTACTAGCTAACGATAATAACTACCCCTTCTCTATCGGTCGTCCTCCAGGTATTGATAACAACGAGTTTATCGTTCTGGAACTAGACCAGCCCCTCAACTTACCCACCCCTGTAATCAGTCTTGCTGCTACTAAAGCAACAGCTACTGAAACAGAATCTACACCGGGAGTCTTCCGCATTTCTCGCGTAGGTAACACCAGTCAATCGCTAACAATTAATTACACCGTTGCAGGTACTGCGACCAATGACAGCGATTACAACAACCTCACTGGTACGGCTACCATTGCAGCCGGAAAAACCTACGTTGATATTACTGTCACTCCCGTTGATGATGCCTTGGTAGAAGGGAATGAAACCGTCATTCTCAATATCATTGATGGCAGTAATTATGATTTGGCTGCTAATGCTAGTGCTACCGTCACTATCATTGATAACGATTTCAATAACTTCAATGGTAGTGGTAGCCGTGACCCCATCACTGGTACTGCTGGTAATGACCGGATTGTTGGTGGTACTGGTGGCAAAACCATTGCCACTGGCGCAGGTAATGACGAGTTGATCTACACCAGCATCAGAGAAGTAGGTCATACCATCACTGATTTTGAAGTAGGTAGCGACAAAATCGTACTGACACAGTTACTAAGTAGCTTAGGTTACGACGGTAGTAATGCGATCGCAGATGGTTATGTCCGCCTAGTCCAAGGCCGCACTACTAACAGTACCATCCTGCAAATTGATAGCGATGGACCCCTTGGCCCCGGCATCTTCCGCCCATTCCTAGCTTTGGATAACGTCACTCCAGCAGCGATGAACAATCCTCAAAACTTCGTGTTTTAA
- a CDS encoding PEP-CTERM sorting domain-containing protein, with product MLNSIKNSLLTAGVSSVLSISAMAVASPTYAANLDLSTWGSIGDVSLTSTQATLKSGDEFNTAITGGSVGSVEDFLGIPGGSLDPVGSFFGATQGSAIKTTFASVKAGDIFSFDWSFLASDSDSAFVTINNSVLSLTGNSSFNYVFPSAGNYNVGIGVVDVDDAIGESQLTVSNANFTKVPEPTTTLGAIAALGLGMSIKRRFHNKARA from the coding sequence ATGCTGAATTCCATCAAAAACTCCCTTCTCACCGCAGGCGTAAGCAGTGTATTGAGTATCTCTGCTATGGCAGTAGCTAGCCCAACCTATGCTGCTAATCTGGATTTATCTACTTGGGGTAGCATTGGTGATGTCAGCCTCACATCAACTCAAGCGACTCTCAAATCAGGTGATGAGTTTAATACTGCGATTACTGGTGGTAGTGTTGGTAGCGTAGAAGATTTTTTGGGCATCCCTGGCGGTAGCTTAGATCCTGTTGGTTCATTCTTTGGTGCTACCCAAGGTTCTGCAATTAAAACTACTTTTGCCAGTGTCAAGGCTGGTGATATTTTCAGTTTCGACTGGAGTTTCTTGGCTAGCGATAGTGACAGTGCTTTTGTCACTATTAACAACTCAGTCTTGTCTTTGACTGGTAACTCATCATTTAACTATGTGTTCCCATCTGCTGGAAACTATAACGTGGGTATTGGTGTTGTTGATGTAGATGATGCCATTGGGGAGTCACAGTTAACAGTCAGCAATGCTAATTTTACTAAGGTTCCCGAACCGACAACCACCCTAGGGGCGATCGCCGCTTTAGGACTTGGTATGAGTATCAAGCGTCGTTTCCACAACAAAGCACGCGCTTAA
- a CDS encoding peptidase domain-containing ABC transporter yields MTYIKNAFQEFLVTLEGFDQLPTTEISNLLNRLQAFRYRIGQKIVGKERIPERVTILYEGTVRLLGFDPQTQMPKTLKLLQPGEIIGEIGLLREVGCETAIASTDEVIGLTLDAADYLRLLSNYPAFANARQNQTHLVEVFDVLGTQLAQQANVITNLDELAEQALQNAKIHYLTPGRNYYHQLDRDSVWFVSGGTVNNFPLGSRLEPRDKQEAIVVPGERPARLLGLAPSDLLLLDNNPHQGQLATTTNQPSVAETLEIPYASEEDYSQSGYSSSNGKRTNQKFPFFRGKGELNATFACFQMLTKHLQIPFRKEVVRRLLNEQIKRQGNISFPVCAYLAELIGLKANLVDIPASAINRIPTPALVRYGDSYAVLYATDANNVVLGVPTQGIVRCKPAQIVEHLETIEESYPPQVRVLLLAHTKETPQERFGLRWFIPYLSRYRRVLIEVFIASFFVQLAQLANPLVIQLIIDKVIVQNSISTLNILGALLLVVGIFEAVLTTLRTYLFVDTTNRIDMGLGSQIIDHLLRLPLRYFEKRPVGELSTRINELENIRQFLTGTALTVGLDAVFSVVYIIVMLFYSWQLTLVGLGTIPVFVIITLIASPTVSRQLRTKAERNASTQSYLVEVMSGIQTVKAQNIELRSRFSWQERYARYVAAGFKTVVTSTLANSTSNFLNKLSSLLVLWVGSYLVLQGELTLGELIAFRIISGYVTSPILRLAQLWQNFQETALSLERLSDIVDTPEEAEIDRYNIPLPEIQGSVKYENISFRFAQSGPLQLCNVNLEFQPGQFVGIVGQSGSGKSTMMKLLLRLYDVESGRILIDGYDISKVELYSLRRQVGVVPQETLLFDGTVQENIALTNPDASTEEIIEAARIAAAHEFIMSLPNGYNTRVGERGAALSGGQRQRIAIARSILQRPKLLVLDEATSALDYPTERQVCLNLANAFQGSTVFFITHRLNTVSHADVIVVMDGGKVIEQGSHQELMAAKGHYYYLYQQQEVNL; encoded by the coding sequence ATGACATATATTAAAAATGCCTTTCAAGAATTTCTCGTCACCCTAGAGGGTTTTGACCAGTTACCAACTACAGAAATCAGTAATTTACTCAACAGATTGCAAGCATTTCGCTATCGTATAGGTCAAAAAATTGTTGGTAAAGAAAGAATCCCTGAGCGAGTCACTATTCTGTATGAAGGCACAGTGCGTTTACTGGGATTTGACCCGCAAACGCAAATGCCCAAGACTTTAAAATTGCTACAACCGGGCGAAATTATTGGCGAAATCGGATTGTTGCGTGAGGTAGGGTGTGAGACGGCGATCGCCTCTACCGATGAAGTGATAGGTTTAACCTTAGATGCAGCCGACTATTTACGACTGTTATCGAATTATCCAGCCTTCGCCAATGCCCGGCAAAACCAGACTCACTTGGTAGAAGTTTTCGATGTTCTGGGTACACAGTTAGCACAGCAGGCAAATGTCATTACCAATCTCGATGAACTAGCCGAACAAGCACTACAAAATGCCAAAATCCATTACCTGACACCAGGGAGAAATTACTACCATCAACTAGATAGAGACAGCGTTTGGTTTGTCAGTGGTGGTACAGTCAACAATTTCCCCTTGGGTTCTCGCCTCGAACCTAGAGATAAACAAGAAGCCATTGTAGTCCCAGGAGAACGTCCGGCGAGGTTGCTGGGTTTAGCACCATCAGATTTATTACTCCTAGACAACAATCCCCATCAGGGACAACTGGCGACTACAACCAATCAACCATCTGTTGCTGAAACTCTAGAAATTCCCTACGCTTCGGAAGAGGACTATTCCCAGTCTGGCTACTCCTCATCCAATGGCAAAAGAACCAACCAAAAATTCCCATTCTTTCGCGGTAAGGGAGAATTAAACGCCACCTTCGCCTGTTTTCAAATGCTCACAAAGCATTTACAAATTCCCTTCCGCAAAGAGGTGGTGCGCCGCCTGTTAAATGAGCAAATTAAACGCCAAGGGAATATCTCCTTTCCTGTTTGTGCTTATCTAGCAGAGCTAATCGGACTCAAAGCCAACTTAGTAGATATTCCAGCCTCTGCTATCAACCGCATCCCGACACCAGCACTGGTACGCTATGGCGATAGTTACGCTGTGTTATACGCCACAGATGCCAATAATGTAGTTTTAGGCGTACCAACCCAAGGTATAGTTCGCTGTAAACCAGCACAAATAGTCGAACATTTAGAGACGATTGAAGAGAGTTATCCGCCACAAGTCAGGGTATTACTACTAGCTCATACCAAAGAAACACCACAAGAACGCTTTGGTTTGCGGTGGTTTATTCCCTACTTATCACGCTATAGACGAGTTCTCATAGAAGTCTTTATCGCTTCCTTCTTTGTGCAGTTAGCACAGCTAGCTAACCCCCTAGTTATTCAGTTAATTATCGATAAAGTCATTGTTCAAAATAGCATCAGCACCTTGAATATTTTAGGGGCATTGCTGTTAGTAGTAGGGATATTTGAAGCCGTACTCACGACATTGAGAACTTACTTATTTGTGGACACCACCAACCGCATCGACATGGGTTTGGGGTCACAAATTATCGACCACTTACTACGGCTACCACTGCGCTACTTTGAAAAACGGCCTGTGGGTGAGTTGTCTACGCGGATTAACGAATTAGAAAATATCCGTCAATTCCTGACCGGTACAGCTTTAACAGTAGGGTTAGATGCGGTCTTCTCGGTAGTTTATATCATCGTCATGCTGTTTTATAGTTGGCAGCTGACCTTGGTAGGTTTAGGTACTATCCCCGTATTTGTGATTATTACCTTAATTGCTTCACCTACCGTTAGTAGACAGTTACGCACCAAAGCCGAACGCAACGCCTCTACCCAATCCTATTTAGTGGAGGTGATGTCGGGGATTCAAACAGTCAAAGCACAAAACATCGAATTGCGATCGCGCTTTTCCTGGCAAGAGCGGTATGCTCGGTATGTAGCGGCTGGATTTAAAACCGTCGTCACCTCTACCCTGGCTAACTCCACCAGTAACTTCCTCAACAAACTCAGTAGTTTATTAGTGCTGTGGGTAGGCTCTTATTTGGTACTACAAGGTGAGTTAACCCTAGGGGAATTAATCGCCTTTAGAATTATCTCAGGTTATGTTACCAGCCCCATCTTACGCCTAGCCCAACTCTGGCAAAACTTTCAAGAAACAGCACTATCACTGGAACGATTAAGCGATATTGTTGATACACCCGAAGAAGCCGAAATCGACCGTTACAACATCCCCCTCCCAGAAATTCAAGGGTCGGTAAAATACGAAAACATCTCCTTTAGATTTGCCCAAAGTGGCCCCCTACAACTTTGCAACGTCAATCTCGAATTTCAGCCAGGACAATTTGTGGGCATCGTCGGACAAAGTGGTTCTGGTAAAAGTACGATGATGAAATTACTGCTACGGCTGTATGACGTAGAGTCCGGCAGAATTTTGATTGATGGTTACGACATTTCCAAGGTAGAACTATATTCACTGCGCCGCCAAGTGGGTGTTGTGCCGCAAGAAACCTTGTTATTTGACGGCACTGTGCAAGAAAATATTGCCTTGACAAATCCCGATGCTTCCACCGAAGAGATTATCGAAGCGGCGCGGATTGCGGCTGCCCACGAATTTATTATGAGCTTACCCAATGGTTACAATACCAGAGTTGGAGAACGAGGAGCGGCACTTTCCGGTGGTCAAAGACAGAGAATTGCGATCGCTCGCTCTATTTTACAACGTCCCAAGTTATTAGTATTAGACGAAGCCACCAGCGCCTTAGACTATCCCACCGAACGCCAAGTCTGTCTCAACTTAGCCAACGCCTTTCAAGGTAGCACAGTCTTCTTCATCACCCACCGTCTCAACACCGTCAGTCACGCAGATGTCATCGTCGTGATGGATGGAGGAAAAGTCATCGAACAAGGTAGCCATCAAGAACTCATGGCAGCAAAAGGTCATTATTACTACCTCTATCAACAGCAAGAAGTGAACTTGTAG